From the Montipora capricornis isolate CH-2021 chromosome 2, ASM3666992v2, whole genome shotgun sequence genome, one window contains:
- the LOC138038804 gene encoding histone H3 has protein sequence MARTKQTARKSTGGKAPRKQLATKAARKSAPATGGVKKPHRYRPGTVALREIRRYQKSTELLIRKLPFQRLVREIAQDFKTDLRFQSSAVMALQEASEAYLVGLFEDTNLCAIHAKRVTIMPKDIQLARRIRGERA, from the coding sequence ATGGCTCGTACCAAGCAAACTGCACGTAAATCGACCGGTGGAAAAGCTCCACGCAAACAACTCGCAACCAAAGCGGCTCGCAAGAGCGCCCCCGCAACTGGAGGAGTCAAGAAACCTCATCGTTACAGGCCTGGAACAGTCGCTCTTCGTGAGATCCGTCGCTACCAGAAATCCACCGAGCTGTTGATCCGCAAGCTGCCCTTCCAGCGCCTTGTGCGTGAAATCGCTCAGGATTTCAAGACCGATCTGCGCTTCCAGAGCTCTGCTGTCATGGCTCTTCAAGAGGCAAGCGAAGCTTACCTTGTGGGTCTCTTTGAAGACACTAACTTGTGCGCCATCCACGCCAAGCGCGTCACCATCATGCCCAAGGATATTCAGCTGGCCCGCAGAATCCGTGGAGAGAGAGCATAA
- the LOC138038798 gene encoding histone H1-delta-like, translating to MSDPAPAAKSPKKKVAPKPKKPADHPPYLDMIKAAISALKERGGSSRQAIEKYIKSNYKVGEVGSHLKMALKRGAASGKLLHTKGVGASGSFKLPKVEKKEKKPKKPAAKKPVAKAKKPAAKKPVAKKAKKSPKKPAAKKPAGKKAAAKKPAAKKAAAKKPAAKKAAKKPVKKPAAKKPAKKPAAKKSSKK from the coding sequence ATGTCTGATCCAGCACCAGCAGCAAAGTCCCCCAAAAAGAAGGTGGCTCCAAAGCCAAAAAAACCTGCTGATCATCCACCATACTTGGATATGATCAAGGCTGCCATTTCAGCTCTGAAAGAGCGAGGTGGTTCTTCGCGCCAAGCCATCGAGAAATACATCAAGAGCAACTACAAGGTTGGAGAAGTCGGCTCACACCTTAAGATGGCTTTGAAGAGAGGTGCTGCTAGCGGGAAGCTTCTGCACACAAAAGGTGTTGGCGCCTCGGGCTCCTTCAAGTTGCCCAAGGtagagaagaaggagaagaaaccAAAGAAGCCAGCTGCAAAGAAACCAGTCGCCAAAGCCAAGAAGCCTGCCGCAAAGAAGCCCGTCgcgaagaaagcaaagaaatctcCGAAAAAACCCGCCGCTAAAAAGCCTGCAGGGAAGAAGGCCGCAGCCAAAAAGCCAGCAGCCAAGAAAGCCGCAGCCAAGAAGCCTGCTGCAAAGAAAGCGGCCAAGAAACCAGTGAAGAAACCCGCCGCTAAAAAGCCCGCCAAAAAGCCTGCCGCTAAAAAGTCATCTAAGAAGTGA